A genomic region of Venturia canescens isolate UGA chromosome 7, ASM1945775v1, whole genome shotgun sequence contains the following coding sequences:
- the LOC122413460 gene encoding U-scoloptoxin(01)-Cw1a-like: MISRYQLVCGAVLVGLALLYQTMAQVDGYRPGIDYPIYNTVPLGLAFTCQGKLPGYYADPETRCQAWHWCLPNGRMFSFLCPNGTVFSQTVRVCDWWFKVDCADSPRLYGVNDDLYRDARGNRI, encoded by the exons ATGATTTCAAGGTATCAATTGGTCTGCGGAGCTGTGCTCGTCGGTTTGGCGTTGCTCTACCAGACAATGGCG CAAGTTGATGGTTATCGACCCGGAATCGACTATCCGATTTACAACACTGTGCCCTTAGGTCTTGCTTTTACGTGCCAAGGTAAATTGCCCGGTTACTACGCCGATCCGGAGACTCGATGTCAAGCCTGGCATTGGTGTTTGCCCAACGGTAGAATGTTTAGTTTTCTCTGTCCGAATGGCACGGTTTTCAGTCAAACTGTGAGGGTCTGCGATTGGTGGTTCAAG GTCGACTGTGCGgactcgccgagactatacggGGTGAATGACGACCTTTACAGAGACGCAAGAGGCAACAGAATATGA